One genomic window of Micromonospora sp. WMMD1128 includes the following:
- a CDS encoding MATE family efflux transporter: protein MSTTTAPATAASPRRIAALALPALVVLAAEPVYVLVDTAVVGHLGRVPLAALAIGGTVMTLIAWIGAVVAYGTTGRSARRFGAGDRAAAVAEGVQASWLALTAGVLVAVAMAIGGGALARTLVGGSGEVADAAAGWLRIAVLGAPGLLLAAAGNGWLRGIQDTRRPLLFVLAPNLLSALLCPLLVYPAGLGLVGSAVANAVAQTLSGCLFAAALVRERVSLRPQPRVIVQQLVLGRDLLVRGVAFQASFLSATAVAARFGAAAVGAHQIAVQLWFFTTLVLDALAIAAQSLVGAALGAGDAPGARFLARRVAVLGGLCGVAFAVLIAAGVGLVPGWFSSDPQVREQAMVAWPWLAALQPIGGVVFALDGVLIGAGDVRYLRNLTIVAAFGGFLPAIWLAYGLDLGLGGIWAGLTLFVVLRLVALLLRLRSGGWAVVGAVR, encoded by the coding sequence ATGAGCACGACCACCGCCCCCGCCACCGCCGCCTCGCCCCGGCGGATCGCCGCGCTCGCACTGCCCGCCCTGGTGGTGCTGGCCGCCGAGCCGGTCTACGTGCTCGTCGACACCGCGGTGGTCGGCCACCTCGGTCGGGTGCCGCTCGCCGCGCTCGCGATCGGCGGCACGGTCATGACGTTGATCGCCTGGATCGGCGCGGTCGTCGCGTACGGCACCACGGGACGGTCCGCCCGCCGGTTCGGTGCGGGGGACCGGGCCGCCGCGGTTGCCGAGGGCGTTCAGGCGTCCTGGCTGGCGCTGACCGCCGGCGTGCTGGTGGCGGTCGCCATGGCGATCGGCGGGGGCGCGCTGGCGCGTACCCTCGTCGGCGGCTCCGGCGAGGTGGCCGACGCCGCCGCCGGATGGCTGCGGATCGCGGTGCTCGGCGCGCCCGGCCTGCTGCTCGCCGCCGCCGGCAACGGGTGGTTGCGGGGGATCCAGGACACCCGCCGGCCGCTGCTGTTCGTGCTCGCCCCCAACCTGCTCTCCGCGCTGCTCTGCCCGCTGCTGGTCTATCCGGCCGGGCTGGGCCTGGTCGGCTCGGCGGTGGCGAACGCGGTCGCGCAGACGCTCTCCGGCTGCCTCTTCGCGGCGGCGCTGGTGCGCGAGCGGGTCTCGCTGCGGCCCCAGCCCCGGGTGATCGTCCAGCAGTTGGTGCTCGGCCGCGACCTGCTGGTCCGGGGCGTGGCGTTCCAGGCGAGCTTCCTGTCCGCGACCGCCGTCGCGGCCCGGTTCGGCGCCGCCGCGGTCGGCGCGCACCAGATCGCCGTACAACTCTGGTTCTTCACCACGCTGGTGCTGGACGCCCTCGCGATCGCCGCGCAGTCGCTGGTCGGGGCCGCGCTCGGCGCGGGTGACGCGCCCGGCGCGCGCTTCCTCGCCCGCCGCGTCGCGGTGCTCGGCGGGCTGTGCGGCGTGGCGTTCGCGGTGCTGATCGCCGCCGGCGTCGGCCTGGTGCCGGGTTGGTTCAGCTCCGATCCGCAGGTACGCGAGCAGGCCATGGTGGCGTGGCCCTGGCTCGCGGCGCTCCAGCCGATCGGCGGCGTGGTGTTCGCCCTCGACGGGGTGCTGATCGGCGCCGGTGACGTGCGCTACCTGCGCAACCTGACCATCGTGGCGGCGTTCGGCGGGTTCCTGCCGGCGATCTGGCTGGCCTACGGCCTCGACCTCGGGCTGGGCGGGATCTGGGCCGGGCTGACGCTGTTCGTGGTGCTCCGGCTGGTCGCCCTGCTGCTGCGGCTGCGTTCCGGCGGGTGGGCGGTGGTCGGCGCGGTGCGCTGA
- a CDS encoding adenylate kinase: MRRILVVGSSGAGKSTLAAALARRLDLPLIYLDRHYWRPGWTAPQPADFRAEVAALAARPAWVMDGNYASTLDLRLPRADLLVLCDPPRWRCLTRVLRRRWARRAAPRPDLPDGCRERVDLDFLRYIWRYPRDSRPRVLAAVAECAPALPFHRLRGRHDVARFLSDLSKQHRVT; encoded by the coding sequence GTGCGCCGCATCCTGGTCGTCGGAAGCTCCGGTGCCGGCAAGAGCACGCTCGCCGCTGCGCTGGCCCGGCGGCTCGACCTTCCCCTGATTTATCTCGACCGGCACTACTGGCGGCCCGGCTGGACCGCGCCGCAACCTGCCGACTTCCGCGCCGAGGTGGCCGCGCTGGCCGCCCGTCCGGCCTGGGTGATGGACGGCAACTATGCCAGCACCCTCGATCTCCGGCTGCCCCGTGCCGACCTGCTGGTGCTCTGCGACCCGCCCCGGTGGCGATGCCTGACCCGGGTGCTGCGCCGCCGCTGGGCCCGCCGTGCCGCGCCCCGGCCCGATCTTCCCGACGGCTGCCGGGAGCGGGTCGATCTCGACTTTCTGCGGTACATCTGGCGCTACCCGCGCGACTCCCGTCCCCGGGTGCTGGCGGCAGTCGCCGAGTGCGCCCCCGCCCTGCCGTTCCACCGCCTGCGCGGCCGGCACGACGTCGCGCGCTTCCTGAGTGACCTGAGCAAGCAGCACCGAGTGACCTGA
- a CDS encoding DUF6186 family protein: MRALAIGGFLTALLLFAVVEWAARREDSRIPSLADVCAFVMRYEVGPVPVGRIGLFGFWWWLGWHFLAR, encoded by the coding sequence ATGCGCGCGCTTGCCATCGGGGGGTTCCTGACCGCGCTGCTGCTGTTCGCGGTCGTCGAGTGGGCCGCGCGCCGGGAGGATTCCCGGATCCCGTCCCTGGCCGACGTCTGCGCCTTCGTCATGCGATACGAGGTGGGCCCGGTGCCGGTGGGCCGGATCGGTCTGTTCGGCTTCTGGTGGTGGCTGGGCTGGCACTTCCTGGCCCGCTGA